The following are encoded together in the Opitutus sp. ER46 genome:
- a CDS encoding BON domain-containing protein gives MKKSLTTILAVLALSSGIALVQTGCAGTSTQESTGEYIDDAGITTKVKAAFVRDPIVKALDVKVETFKGTVQLSGFVDSQEHKARAEQIARNVPGVQNVTNNITIK, from the coding sequence ATGAAGAAATCACTCACTACCATTCTCGCGGTGCTGGCGCTCAGCAGCGGCATCGCCCTCGTCCAGACCGGCTGTGCCGGCACCTCCACGCAGGAGAGCACGGGCGAGTATATCGACGACGCCGGCATCACCACGAAGGTGAAGGCCGCGTTTGTCCGCGATCCGATCGTCAAGGCCCTCGACGTGAAGGTTGAGACCTTCAAGGGCACGGTGCAGCTCAGCGGCTTTGTGGATTCCCAGGAGCACAAGGCGCGTGCGGAGCAGATCGCCCGCAACGTGCCGGGCGTGCAGAACGTGACCAACAACATCACGATCAAGTAA
- the wrbA gene encoding NAD(P)H:quinone oxidoreductase yields MSVKIKVIFHSIHGHVFRMAEAVAAGAREVGGAEVELLQVAETLPAAVLEKMGAVEARTAFAHVPVADPKKLPEADAILFGSGTRYGSATAQMQAFFDATGSLWSKGALVGKVGSVFTSTATQHGGQETTIISMQTFLFHQGMIVVGVPYAEQRLLVMDQMTGGSPYGAGTITGGEGERWPSENERAIARYQGRHVTEIARRLKAG; encoded by the coding sequence ATGAGCGTCAAAATCAAAGTCATCTTTCACAGTATCCACGGGCATGTGTTTCGCATGGCCGAGGCGGTGGCGGCGGGGGCGCGCGAGGTGGGCGGCGCCGAGGTCGAGTTGCTGCAAGTGGCGGAGACGCTGCCGGCGGCGGTGTTGGAGAAGATGGGCGCGGTCGAGGCGAGAACGGCGTTTGCCCACGTGCCGGTGGCGGACCCAAAGAAGCTGCCCGAGGCAGATGCGATCCTGTTCGGCAGCGGCACGCGCTATGGCAGCGCCACGGCGCAGATGCAGGCGTTCTTTGACGCCACGGGCTCGCTGTGGAGCAAGGGCGCGCTCGTGGGCAAGGTGGGGAGCGTGTTCACCTCGACCGCGACGCAGCACGGCGGCCAGGAGACGACGATCATCAGCATGCAGACGTTCCTGTTTCACCAGGGCATGATCGTGGTGGGCGTGCCGTATGCGGAGCAACGGTTGCTGGTGATGGACCAAATGACGGGTGGTTCCCCGTACGGCGCCGGCACGATCACGGGCGGCGAAGGCGAGCGCTGGCCGAGCGAAAACGAACGGGCAATCGCCCGGTATCAGGGCCGGCACGTCACCGAGATCGCGCGGCGATTGAAAGCCGGCTGA